A stretch of DNA from Gimesia chilikensis:
CGCAGCAGATTCGGGAGCCTGCTGGCACGCCGTCGATGTCCGGCACGCGGTTCTTTGGAAAGCGTTCAACCATTCTTGAGCTAAGAGAGACTTCTCGAGTTTGAATTGATCGACGACTACTGCACCTTACCTCCCTGCTCAAAAAAGACGTCTAATACAATTTTCATCTGCTCCCTCTGAGCGGCAGAGACTGTAAATTTCTGCCCCGGAACGCTCGCGTGATGGACTGTCACATTATCCGATGAAATGATATCCCGCAGTAGTTTCAACTGCTGCGGATTCACAGGTGCGTCATACCATTTCCAGCCTTGGCTGGCTCTTTTCAATTTGATTTCCCACTCAGCGAATCCCGTTTCTTCCAGTTGCAGTAGACCAGCTTCATTGAGAAATGCAGGAGTTCTGTGAGATACAACCGATTTTCTGACGATCTCCTGCTGCTCTGGCGTGAGCCCCGTGTAAAGAGCTCGAATCGCCTTTCGCGATTGATCTGTCAGTTGCCTCGAATTTCGGCCTGAGATACTCGCTGGATTCGCCAACTGTTCCTGACGACGCAGGAGACGCTGATGGTTTTGTTCGACTCGCATCAGCTCGGCATTGATCCGTTCCATCGCGGCAATCTGTTTTAATCGCTCTTTATTCCGTTCCTGGTATGCTTTGTCGGTCCGCTTTTCATCGAATTTAAAATCTTTGAATTCGCGCTCATACGCTTCTTCTGCAACCCGGAATTCCTCTTTGATTTTCCGCTGACCTTCTTCAGACAGCAACAGTTGCAGTTCAACCTGGATCGGCCCCCACTCTGGACTTTTCGATCGTCGAAAAATACTCGGTTTGTGATCTCTGTCAAAGCCATCCTCGGGCACGAAAGCAGTTTGACCATCTTCGGTCGCGATGATGAATGTTCCGCCAACTGTCTTACCTGGAAGTAATTGAGCCATTCTCAGATGGAGTTGAGTGGGACGTGAATTCGTTTCCGTAAAGTAGAGCTGGAAATTATCCGGAGAAAATATTGTAGCCGGAGATTCCCGATGCCTGACTTTGACCACAGGCAGCAGCTCGGAATCGAGACCTGGAGTTTTCCTCAATTTCAGTCGGAGTGCCGTCTCATCTGAGATCGCAGGTAGCACAACGGAGATTCGATTCCATCGATTTTCCTCCCGTCGGATCACTCCCAGTTTCAACTCATCCTGACTGGTGATTCGACTGAGTTTCTTATCTCCCGCGCGGGGAGCACGCAGGTGACTTCCGTTGACAATGTGAATCAGATCATTCTCCTGAAGTCCTGCCATCGAGGCTCGTGATTTGTCCGCAACGGCCCTCACAATTAAAGCATTACTGGTGCGTGTTGGAAAAATTGGAATCGGCTGATTCGTCTCACGAAGCGACTTGATATATTCAAAGACTTCAACTGTCTCAAAACCCATCTCATAGTGTTTAACAGGCGGTTGTGCTTGAACCTGAGACGATAGCAGAAACAAAACCACAAAAATACAAAGCACTCTCATCTGATCGACCTCGATTCAACAGATAGCCCAAAGCGAGTGAAATTTAACCTGAAATCCACACTCGCCCACCATATGATCGCATGAACACAAAATCAAGCCGGGCGTAAAAAAAGCAGCCCCTGAGGACTGCTTTTTGATTTTCTGTTTTCACAGTGGTGGCTTTACAGCTTCCACCCCTCCTCTAAAACAGTGCCCTTAGGGACGACAATAATGCCGTCGCGAATCATCACATCGCTCTGGTCAAAGTCGGTCTCGGTATGACCGTTGAGTTCAATGCGTGCTCCTTTGCCGACGCGGCAATTCTTGTCGACGATCGCACCGTCAATATAGGCACCATCGCCAATACCGATCGGCGGACGGTCGTCCTGGTCCAGCTCTTTGCATTGGTCCTGGTAGAAGTCGGCCCCCATAATGACCGAGTTGCGAATGGTCACGTTTTTACCAATTCGACACCGCAGGCCAATGATGCTGTTTTCAATCACAGAGCCTTCATCAATCTCACAACCATCGGCGATCAGGCTGCGGGTGATCTGCGTTCCTTCGCAGCGCGTCGGAGGCAGGAAGCGGGGACGCGAGTAGATCGGCGCCTTCTCCACGACGAAGTCAAATGGTGGCTGTGGATGAGCCAGAGCCAGGTTCGCTTCGTAGAAAGAACGGATCGTCCCGATATCTTCCCAGTAACCGTCGAACAGGTGCGCGTGTACTTTGTGAGTCCGGATTGACATCGGAAAGATTTCTTTACCGAAATCTTCGTAATCGGTCGCCTTCAACAGATCAACGAGCAGATCGCGATTGAACAGATAAATGCCCATGCTGGCCAGGCAGTCCCGGCCACGGCTTTCGATGCCCTGCTGGTCAATCCACTCGGGAGAAGTCCGCACCATCGACAGGTCTTCTTCGGTCTGCGGTTTTTCCAGGAAGCCTTTCACGCGGCCTGTGTCATCAACCCGCATGATCCCAAACGCCGAGGCCTGTTCGCTGGAGAGTGGCACCGTCGCGATCGAAACGTCGGCCTTAGACTCGATATGATTGGTCAACATTTCCGAATAGTCCATGCGATACAACTGATCGCCGGAGAGAATCAGCACGTAATCGATGTCCGACTGTTCGATACAGCGGATGTTCTTACGGACAGCATCTGCTGTTCCCTGGTACCAGTCGGTCCCTTCCATCGTCTGCTGGGCTGCCAGGATCTCGACAAAACCGCCGCCGAAGGAATCAAATTTATATGTCTGTCGGATGTGACGGTGCAGACTGACCGAGTTGAACTGCGTGAGCAGATAGATGCGATTCAGTTCACTGTTGATACAGTTTGAGATCGGAATATCGATCAAACGATACTTGCCGGCCAGGGGAACAGCGGGTTTGGAACGGAGCTGTGTTAGTGGAAACAGACGAGTTCCTTTGCCCCCTCCCAGGATGAGGCTGACAATATTTTTCATGGATTAACCTGATTCTAGTGCGTTGCGCACACTCTAGACGAATGACACTCTCTTTTATAAGCAAACTTAATGAACGGCTTGCCTCTTAGTGATACTGTATTGTATTTAGTTCATGTTACTGAGATTCTACCCTGCAAACCAGTTGAGAATGAACTGTACTCTCACAGCTCTGGAAAAATTCCGATTCGGGTTCAAATCTGTATTGATCAGCGAATATAGGAGAAACTCAGTCTGTGAACCGCTTCTACAGGCGGTTAAGATAGTAGTGATTTTCCGACCTGAATTCATACAAATTTCATCCACAGAATCCCGCCGCTCACCCCAAGGAGTGTTACTTTGTTTCCTGCCCACTGTCTGCAACTCCCGTTTCGTTTACGTCTCCTGCTGGCCTGTTCGGTCAGTCTGATCCCCTTTCTGAACCCTCACAAAGCTTTCAGCGAGACACCCTATACACCTGCGATTGCCGAGGCATCGCAGGAAGGGGAACAGGCAATTTCGGGCTTTCGCGTTCCTGAAGGAATGCATGTCAGCCTGTTTGCTGCGGAACCGCTGATGGCCAATCCGGTCGCCTTCTGCATTGATGAACAGGGACGTTTTTACGTAGCAGAAACCTACCGGCAGTCTAAGGGTGTGGAAGACAACCGGAGTCATATGGACTGGTTGCATGATGACCTCGCCGCAGAAACCGTGGCCGATCGCGTTGCTTACTTCAAGAAACATCTCAAGGAAAACGTCAAAGACTACACGCTCGAACACGATCGGATCCGCCTGGTCGAGGATCGGGATCACGACGGCAAAGCCGACCATGCCGGCGTCTTCGCGGACGGCTTCAATAACATTGAAGACGGTACCGGGGCCGGCGTACTGGCCCGCGGTGGATACGTCTATTACACCTGCATTCCCCACGTCTGGCGTCTCAAAGACACGGCAGGTGAGGGGAAAGCCACCCTGCGGGAAAAACTGAGCAGCGGTTACGGGGTCAGGGTCGCCTTCCGCGGACACGACCTGCACGGACTGAAACTCGGCCCCGACGGTCGGCTCTACTTCAGCATCGGCGACCGGGGATACAATATCAAAACCAAAGAAGGCAAACACCTGTTTCGCCCTGATACGGGAGCCGTCTTCCGCTGCAACCTGGACGGGACAGAACTCGAAGAATTCGCTTACGGTTTGCGTAACCCGCAGGAACTGGCGTTTGACGATTACGGCAACCTGTTCACAGGCGACAACAACTCAGACAGCGGCGACAAGGCCCGCTGGGTCTATGTTGTCGAAGGGGGAGATACCGGCTGGCGGATGTACTACCAGTACCTGTCCGACCGTGGCCCTTTCAATCGGGAAAAGATCTGGCACCCCGCTCACGAAGGTCAGCCGGCTTACATGGTTCCCCCGATCGTAAATTTGTCTGATGGTCCATCCGGACTGGTCCACTACCCGGGCGTGGGTCTCGCTGATCGTTATAAAGGTCACTTCTTCCTGGCCGACTTCCGGGGGACTCCCTCACGCAGCGGTATCCGTTCGTTTGCCGTCAAACCGAAGGGAGCTTCCTTTGAACTGACCGACTCCCATGAATTTATCTGGCAGATCCTCGCGACCGATGTCGACTTTGGCTACGACGGCAGCCTGTATGTCTCTGACTGGGTCAACGGCTGGAACGGACTGGGCAAAGGCCGCATCTATCAGTTCACTGATACCAGACATGCAGGGGAAGCGAAAGAAGTTCACTCTGCAGAACTCATGAAAGCAGGCTTTTCAGAACGTTCCACTGAGGAACTGGTCGGTCTGCTCGCGCATCCGGATCAGCGAATTCGCATGGAAGCCCAGTTTGCCCTCGTCAATCGGAGTGCCCTGGATTCTCTACAGAATGTCGCCCTGAATGGGAACGATCTGTTTGCCCGCCTGCATGCCATCTGGGGCATCGGACAGTTGGGGCGTCAGACAAGTTCTGCAGTCGCCGGCATTCAAAGTCTGCTCAAAGATCCGGACAGCGAAGTCAGAGCTCAGACTGCCAAAGTGATCGGGGAAGCCGGATTTACTTCTGCAACTCCGACCCTGATTGAACTGCTCAAAGATTCGAATGCCCGCGTACAATACTTCGCCGCAGTTGCCTTGGGGCACTTTAAGTCACAGGCAGCGGTTCCCGCATTGTTTGAGCTACTCAAGCAGAATAACAATGCCGACCCGATGCTGCGTCATTCTGCGATTCTGGCACTGTCCCGCATCGGGGCAGCAGACCAGTTAGTTGCCGCGGTCAACAACGAATCGGCGGCAGTTCGCCTGGCTGCGGTTGTTGCTCTGCGTCGTCTGCAGCGTAAGGAAGTTGGTCTGTTCCTGCAGGATTCCGATCCCCAGATCGTGCTCGAAGCGGCCCGGGCGATTAACGATGCTCCCATTCCCGCTGCGGTACCAGACCTCGCAGCGGTTTCCCTGAATCCGGACATGGCCGATCCCCTGCTCCGCCGGGTGATGAATGCGAACTTCCGACTGGGAGGTGCTGAAAACGCCGCCCTGTTGGCAAAGATTGCCGCCGATAAAAATGTCCCTGAAACGCTCCGCCTGGAAGCGATTCAAGAACTGAGCCAGTGGAATGAGCCGGAGCCCCTGGATCGGGTTCTTGGACGCTGGCAGCCCATCGAAAACCGGCAACCGGTCGAACTGGCGGAAATCGTCGGTCCCATCGTCCCCGACCTGTTCAGCAGCTCGGAGAAGATCAAGGAAGCAGGCACCGGACTGGCAGCAAAATATGGCATCAAGGAAGCCGCCCCCATGCTGGCCAAAATGGTGGAAGATGTAAAACGTCCCGTTGATGTTCGAGTCGCTTCACTCAAGGCACTGGATAAACTCGGCTACCCGGGCATTTCAGAGATCGCTAAAACCGCTATTCGGGACAAGCATGCCGCATTGAGAGTCGCTGGTCGCAATGTACTGGCTCGCCATGAACCAGAGGCCGCCCTGCAGCCCCTGGAACAGGCCATTGAATCGGGACAAACGTCAGAAAAACAGGGCGCCATCGCCACCCTGGCTGAAATGCAGATCCCGGAAGCAACTACCATCCTGACCAGATGGATGCAACGACTGGTCAAGCAGGAGGTTCCCGCGGAAATTCAACTGGATCTGCTCAAGGCAGCCGCGCAGAAGAAATCACCCGAACTGGACCAACTCCGTGATCAGTATGAAGCTCAGCGCCCCGAGGGGGATGCGTTAGCGAACTACCTCGAATCGCTGTCTGGTGGGAATGCTGCCCGGGGACGTGAAATCTTTTTTGGTCGCAGCGACACTTCCTGTCGTCGCTGTCATCAAATCCGCAATAACGGCGGCGAAGTCGGCCCCGATCTTTCGGGAATCGGCCGTGATAAAGATCGCCGTTATCTGCTCGAAGCAATCGTCGCACCGAACAAAGCGATCGCGAAAGGATTCGAAACTGCCGTGCTGGCTTTGCTGGACGGCAAGGTGGTCGTCGGTATCATCCGCAATGAAACCGATGATACCTTGGAGGTTATGGATGCCAAAGGGACCGTGATTCGTGTTCCCAAGGACGAAATCGACGAACGGGCGACCGGGAAATCGGCAATGCCTGAAGAAATCGTCAAGCAGCTCAGTAAAGACGATCTGCGGGACCTCGTTGAATTTCTCATTCAACAGAAACAGAAACCAAAAGGTCCATCGGCTAAGCACGAAGGCTGATCTGGTTGTTTTTGAAGAATATTATTTCTAAAATCGGCTCCTTGTTTTACAAAGGGTAGCCGGTTAAAATGAGAACATACGAAACAGAGAAACAAGCCTCTGTCATGTTGATTCAAAATCGTGAGTTGACCCTACAAATATTTCTAGGGGGACCCACGAGATTCGGCCGCGTGTAAATCCGGTATATCCGGCTCACACAACCCGAGTTATCAGGTTCCCACTTTGCAATCACGGGTTCTAATAACACCCGCGAACGAATCACTTGGCGGAGGTTTTTTACATGGGCTTGTTCGATCAGCAGGAATCGCAGCACCTCGAAAAGGCGAAACCGCTGGCAGCCCGCATGCGTCCGCGCTCCCTGGAAGAGTTTGTCGGACAGCAGCATTTTCTGGGCGAGGGAAAACTTCTGCGACGCATCCTCGCCGCCGACCGGATTGGCTCGCTGATCTTCTTCGGCTCTCCCGGCACCGGTAAAACCTCACTCGCAGAACTGATTGCCCGTCAATCTAACCGCCGCTTTGAAGCACTCAATGCCGCCTCTGCCGGTATCAAAGAAGTCCGCGCCGCCCTGGACCGGGCCCGCGATGAACTGGCCTCGGGGGGCATGCAGACCATTCTCTTCATTGATGAGCTGCATCACTTCAGCAAAGTTCAGCAGGACGTCTTGTTACCGGATGTGGAATCGGGGGTTGTCTCCCTGATCGGTGCAACGACTTCGAACCCGTTTTTCTCGCTCGTTTCTGCCCTCATCAGCCGGAGCCAGATCTTCGAATTCCAGGCACTGACGGCGGACGAAATCCGTACGCTGATGCACCGGGCCCTGCAGGATGAAAAACGGGGACTGGCCCGCTACAGCGTTGAAGTCGAAGCCGAGGCTCTCGACTTTCTGATTGAAGTCTGTGATGGAGATGCCCGACGCTCTCTAAATGCACTGGAAATCGGGGTCCTCTCCCTCTACGGTCAGGATCGAGTATTCGATCTGGAAGTCGCCCAGGAATCGATTCAGAAAAAAGCGATTCAATACGACCAGGATGGCGATGCCCACTATGATTCCGCTTCTGCCTTGATTAAAAGTATGCGCGGCAGTGACCCGGACGCCGCCCTGTACTGGCTGGCCCGTATGATTGAAGCGGGCGAAGACCCGCGTTTTCTGGCCCGCCGCATCGTGATCGCTGCCTCAGAAGACGTAGGCAATGCAGACCCGATGGCACTCCTGATCGCGAATTCCACCTTTGCGGCGGTCGAAAAAATCGGTATGCCCGAAGGTCGGATCCTGCTGGCACAGGCGGTGACCTATATCGCCACCGCGCCGAAATCCAACGCTTCCTATGTCGCCATTGATGAGGCACTCTCTGACGTGCGAAACAAGTCTCTGCTGCCTGTCCCCGTGCATTTGAAAGACACACATTACCGCGGGGCCAGTCAACTGGGACACGGCGAAGGTTACCAGTACGCCCATGCGTCAGAGGAGGGCTGGGTCGACCAGGATTATCTGGGAGTGGAACGCGAATACTACCGCCCCGTTGAACGCGGCTTCGAAGCGACAATCCGCAAGCGGCTGGAGGTATTCAAGGAACGGCGCGAAAAAAAATCAGGAACGGATGATAACAACCGTTCCTGATCCCCCTCGTTGCATCTCGTCAGTCAAAGCCTGACCGTGCTGAATCAGCACAGTGGCTGCTGTTTCAGACCGACGATTGTGATCGCCCGGGCGACTTCCCGTTCCTGCAGCAACCCTTCCAGGTTGGGCATGAAGTCAACCGACATGTACCATTGCATCAACACATCGAACATGGGTTCAATTTCTTCTTCCTGAATCCCAAATTCTTCTTTCATCGGCAGAGCCTCTTCAGGAGACATATCCTGAAACTGGCTGATCAGCAGGAAATCGCCTTCGTTAGACAGATTCAAATGCAGATTGCGAACTTCCGATGACAGGAAATGATCAATGGCGATATGCACGTCGAGTGGTCCCCCCTCAAGGTAACGACGTGCTTCGTCAGGTTGTTCGTCGATGATGCGGGCAGCCGTTTCACAGACCGCGTATACAACGCTTTCATCAACGAGGTCGCCTTCCACGTTTTCACTGGCCAGATGCTTGGCCCAGGTGACTGACAGCAGATCCAGTTGCACGTGTGGCGGCACACTTCTCAGGAACGGGACCTCAGTCAGATATCCGAATGATTCGAACGGATCGTCTCCAACCTGCTTTGCCAGAGCAATGCGTTCCAGAGTGTCCATGAATGCAATCCGGAAGGCGATGTAGCTCAGAAAAGTCTGTGGCAGGATGTCTTTTGAAATTGTAAGCATGATGATAATCGCTTGGCAAAAGTGGGTAGATCTCAGATGCTTCATACAGTCTTTAATCAAAGTTGGTGAGACCGTCATGAAATCAGAATCACGCGGTCACTGACAGGTATTACTTTGCCAGAGCAGTATCCCAAACACAATAAAAAAGTTTTCAATTTACAGCGAAAAACGCTGGATTGATTCAAGTGCATGACTCTCTGTCAGTACTATAAAACAGGGCCCAAATTACTCATCAAGCCAGATTTCATGCATCTCGCGTAACCGGCATTCTGGCTCCGATTGTTATAACCGTTACAGTCCTCTGGAACGGGTACCAGTTATACATATCAGCACAATTTTGAAGCGGGTTTATGCCGGTTATGACTTCAGATCTTATTCAGGCACGACGGCTGCGACTGCACTCTGAAACACCTTCATCCAGCATCCGGGCGACCCGCTCCCAATGATAGCGGAGACAGATTTTTTTCAGCCGCTCCCGCATGTCCGTGTTTACCTGGTCCGATTGCAGCAGTTGCGAATACTCCATGACCTTCGCAACCAGTGCCTCGGTTGATCCGTCATAGAAACATTCGGGAGCCTCAGCAAATATCTCGGGATATGAAAGTCGGTTCGGCAGCACTGGCAGACAACCGGCTTCGACCGCTTCCAGGATCGAAATCCCAAAGAATTCATGCCAGGCGGTTGAGATCACAATATCCGACGCCTGCAGGGCCCGCTGATAGTCGGATCGACTTTCGAGAAACCCCCAATGATCAATCCGGTCTGCAAATTTTGATTTCAATTCCAGAAAGCAGTCGGGGATTTCCGGAGTGGACTGGCCCAGCACACTCAGTCGGAAATCAACACCCTGTGTATCCAGTTGCGCCACCGCGTCACAGAACTGCTCCGGATTCTTATCATATTCCCAGCGAGCCCCCCACAGTATCTGTAGCGGACCGGACTTCCTTTCCCGGGTATTTTCTGTCAGAGAGGGAATTCCCGGGGGGCGCACGGACGACTTTTGCTGCAGTGGTTTCAGCACGTCTACTGAAGCATAGTCCGGCATACGTTGCAGGAACTCAGCCGAACCCTGAAAAAACTCCCGTCGATGAAAGTCGGAATTAAACCAGAGTGCGTTCGCAGAAATAGCCGATTTCAGATTGATAAATCCGTAGGTCAGATCACGGATTTCGTTTTCAGGAACCGGATAGGTCCACTGGTTCTCATGAAAATAGACGATGCGGGGCAAGTCCGTAATCTCTTTACGGACCAGCCCCAGAAACGTCGTCAAATCGAACATGTCGGTCACAAACAGCACATCCCAGCAGGCGCCGGATGCAAAGCGCTGCTCAACCTCGGTAGCGAGGGTTAAAGCAGCGTGCTGCATTCTCCACTTCCAATGCCGCGGAGGTAATGTCAGGACAGTGAATTCATGGCAACTATGCGAGACCCAATGCTGCAGGAAATCGCGATGACTCCCACCATGATACGCATTGATTGCCAGTATTCGCATTAAACCCTGCTTACGTCTTCGTACTCAACCTGATGTTCTGTGTCAGACTGCCGGCTTTCCAGTTCCTGAATCCGCAGAATGGCGTCATTGAAGGTCGCCAGGCAGTTCTCTTCAGACACCTTTTCGATGACCTTCAAGCGGTTCAAGGTTCGCTCCACCTGAGGGCGTAAACCGGTAAAGAACACGGTTGCCCCCTGGTCATGCGCTTTGTCGATGATATCTTCCAGGAGATACGCCCCCGACATATCCACCATGGGCACCCGTGCCATGCGGACGATCAGATACTTGTAATCGACCAGCGCTGAGGAAGTCCGGTAGATTGTATCAGAAACACCAAAGAACAGCGGACCTTCCAGTCGCAGTTTGAGAACTTTTTCTTTGAGGTCCTCCGGCATGGAGACATCAGCGGGCAGTGGCCGGCTGATTTCATTCAGATTGACCACATTCTGCTCATATGCTTGCCCCAGTTCCTGCACAATCCGCACAAAAGCGATCGTAATACCGACTCCCATCGCCACGAGCAGGTCGACCGAGATCGTCAGAATCAAAACTGCCCAGAAGCAGATCGAATCCGTAAACGGCATACGATGCAGGACCGGCAGCACCCGGTAGTCAATGATATCCATACCGACTTTCAACAAAATTCCCGCCAGACAGGCCATGGGGATGTAACTGGCATAAGGCGCCAGCCCGAGCATGAGTGCCAGCAGCACCAGGCCATGCGTGATCGAAGCCAGGCCGGTCTTTCCGCCACACTTGATATTCGCCACGGTCCGCATGGTAGCGGTTGCAGTTGTCACGCCCCCGACAATCCCGCAGCCCATGTTGGCAATTCCCTGACCGAAGATTTCCCGGTCGCTGTTATGCCGTTCGTTGGTCATATTATCTGCCACCAGACAGGTCAGCAGCGAGTCAAAAATACACAGTCCGGCCAGAGCGAACGCGCCGCCGACCATATCACCAAAACGGGAGAAATCGGGCCAGTAGAGATGAGGCACGCCTACCGGCATCGAAGCGATATATTCTATGTCCTTGAATTGCAGCAGATGCGCAAGGCTGGTTCCCACGATCAGCCCCATCAACGGGGCAGGCAGCCACTGTTTCTTAGTCAGTCGCGGCCAGATAAGAATCGTCGCGAATGTCGCCAGGGACACAATCAGGGCATGCGGCTTTTCGTGCATGATGTCATACGGAATCTGCTTGATGGCACCCATCACGGAATTGGGAGTGGCAAAACCGAGCATGGGTGGAATCTCAAGCAGGATGATGATCACGCCGATACCGCACATGAATCCGGAGACAACCGAATAAGGAGTGTAATAAATAAACCGTCCAATCTTCATCAATGCCAGAGCAACACAAATCAGACCGCTCAGAAAGACCATTGACATCGCAAAGACAATATCGGGTTCTCCACTGGCCAGTTTGGTTGCCGCGATAATCGCAGCCAGCTGAACGACTTTGGGCCCCGTTGGACCACTGACTCCGGTGTTGGATCCACCGAATAGACCGACCAGAATCCCACCACAGATGGCGGCCCACATCCCGGCTTCCGCTCCCAGCCCGGAAGCAACCCCGAACGCGAGTGCCAGTGGCATCGCGATAACAGCCACCGTGATCCCCGCGAGAATATCGTTGGGGACATTGGTATGCATAATTTTAATATTGTGCCAGGGGTTAAATTCGTTGAGATAGCTTTTGACGTTGAACCTGGGTTGATCGAATTGATTTTGTGACATTGAAAGAATCCATGATCGATGGACCTGAATCATTTAAGCTCAGGCGGGGTGAACTTGAAGATATCCTCTATCCCGGGAACAACGACCAGACTGGTCATGCACCAACATAGAATTATTCGCGCAGCAGACTCAACAGTGGAACACATGAGGAACGTTAATGAGCGCGATGGAGAATATCGAAAAAACAGGCGTGAACTCAGCTAAGCGCTGGCGGCCCCCGAGAAACATGGGTTTCGTCTCGATCGGATTCGTTGATATGAAATTCAACATCAAAGAGGGGTGAGCTCAAGTGGGAAACTTCGACAAGCAGTTCCACATCCTGGATCAGCGGTTCTTCTTCACCAGATTCTTCGTTTTCTTCAAACTCAAATTCAGAGCAGAACCAGTCCTGATTCTCACCTTCAGACTGCACAAGAGCAGGTCCGCCCAGAAACAATACGATGTCGAGTGCAACAATGGCACAGCAGAGAAACATCAGGGCGTGGCGGGCAGTCTGAAACATGTATCAAAGGTATTTTACCCGATTCGATTTGTCAATTATTTCTTGACAAATTTATCTGAATTCAGGGAAGCCCCCGCAGGGTAATAAAGTTCAGAATTTAACCCTAAGTGCTTTGCGAGTCATGATTAAATCACATTTTCCTCGGTCTGTGGTATTCACATTCACCTCTTATCATGTGAGAATATGAATAACTTCAACAAAATGTAACCTATATTAAAGTGTGGTCTTATAGAGAAAGCTTAACGATCATGCTTAATTAAGTGTGATCCGGGAGCCCGATAACTCGACACGACCCACCTGCCCGCTGAATTCCAAAACATAATCATTTTACAGGACCTAGTGTCCTGATGCTCGAAAGCTTGAGGGACGGATGAACTTTTTCAATTTATCTCGATTGTCGAAATACACCCTGATCCTGACCATCATGGCCGCTGGTTTCAACCAGTTTGCTGCCCCGGCTGACGCCCAGCTGAAAGAAGAACTCTGCGACTGCTCGCCGGAGTTGACTGTATTGCTGCGGGTAAACGACGTCCGACGCACCGCAGATCTGGTCAAGAAAGCGGGTGGAAAAATTGTCTACGACCCTAACCTGGGAATCGGCAATGATATCCCCTTCCTGGTGGTCAACCTCCCCCCGAGCAAATTGAACGACAAGAAGTTTATTGATTCTCTGAAGCTCCCCTCAGGAGTCATGGAAGAGATTCTGCCTCATAAAAACACACCTCAGGGTGTACTGGAACCAACGCCGGAACAGCCCAAGGTCCCTGAACTGCAGGAAGTCCCTGAAGCCGACTTCGATTCCCTCTATGTCCCGCTGGACGACATCAAAGTCCCCGCACTGCGGAAACGCGTCGCCGGTAAAGGTCTGGGCGAGGGTACGATTGTAGCGATCATTGATACCGGCATCGATACGAGCCACCCCGTCTTTCAGGATCGCGTAATCTTCTGGGATGATGCCACCCGCGAAGGTCGTTCTCCCCTGACCCGCGTCCGTCAACTGGATGGCAAATTTGAAATCGCAGACCGTAAATTCGTCGCCCTGCCGGAGCTGATCAAAGAAAATGAAACGGTCTTCTTCGGTTATATTGATGAAAAGAAGCTCGGTTTTCAGCAGGGAGACCTCTGGACTACCCTGGGTCGTGAAGGGGTTGATATCAACCGTAACGGCACCAAGGATGACAAAATGCTGGTTGTTGTCGGAATGATCCCTAACCCCATCCTGAAAAAAATCGAAGAGGAAAAGAAGGCAGAAGCAGAAAAACGAGCCAAAGACCCCG
This window harbors:
- a CDS encoding DUF3524 domain-containing protein, which produces MRILAINAYHGGSHRDFLQHWVSHSCHEFTVLTLPPRHWKWRMQHAALTLATEVEQRFASGACWDVLFVTDMFDLTTFLGLVRKEITDLPRIVYFHENQWTYPVPENEIRDLTYGFINLKSAISANALWFNSDFHRREFFQGSAEFLQRMPDYASVDVLKPLQQKSSVRPPGIPSLTENTRERKSGPLQILWGARWEYDKNPEQFCDAVAQLDTQGVDFRLSVLGQSTPEIPDCFLELKSKFADRIDHWGFLESRSDYQRALQASDIVISTAWHEFFGISILEAVEAGCLPVLPNRLSYPEIFAEAPECFYDGSTEALVAKVMEYSQLLQSDQVNTDMRERLKKICLRYHWERVARMLDEGVSECSRSRRA
- a CDS encoding SulP family inorganic anion transporter, coding for MSQNQFDQPRFNVKSYLNEFNPWHNIKIMHTNVPNDILAGITVAVIAMPLALAFGVASGLGAEAGMWAAICGGILVGLFGGSNTGVSGPTGPKVVQLAAIIAATKLASGEPDIVFAMSMVFLSGLICVALALMKIGRFIYYTPYSVVSGFMCGIGVIIILLEIPPMLGFATPNSVMGAIKQIPYDIMHEKPHALIVSLATFATILIWPRLTKKQWLPAPLMGLIVGTSLAHLLQFKDIEYIASMPVGVPHLYWPDFSRFGDMVGGAFALAGLCIFDSLLTCLVADNMTNERHNSDREIFGQGIANMGCGIVGGVTTATATMRTVANIKCGGKTGLASITHGLVLLALMLGLAPYASYIPMACLAGILLKVGMDIIDYRVLPVLHRMPFTDSICFWAVLILTISVDLLVAMGVGITIAFVRIVQELGQAYEQNVVNLNEISRPLPADVSMPEDLKEKVLKLRLEGPLFFGVSDTIYRTSSALVDYKYLIVRMARVPMVDMSGAYLLEDIIDKAHDQGATVFFTGLRPQVERTLNRLKVIEKVSEENCLATFNDAILRIQELESRQSDTEHQVEYEDVSRV